A genomic stretch from Hymenobacter psoromatis includes:
- a CDS encoding peroxiredoxin — MLPERGTAAPDFTAPDQHGNPFTLSSLRGQRVALYFYPKDDTPGCTAQACNLRDNEGQLAAQGIKVVGVSTDDAASHGKFAAKYDLNFPLIADADKAIVNTYGVWQEKKNYGKTYWGTVRTTFLIDANGLIEKVIKRPDTKEHATQVMGS; from the coding sequence ATGCTTCCCGAACGCGGCACCGCCGCCCCCGACTTCACTGCGCCCGACCAGCACGGCAACCCCTTCACGCTGAGCAGCCTGCGCGGGCAGCGCGTGGCGCTTTACTTCTACCCCAAAGACGACACGCCCGGCTGCACCGCCCAGGCCTGCAACCTGCGCGACAACGAGGGCCAGCTCGCCGCCCAGGGCATTAAAGTAGTCGGCGTGAGCACCGACGACGCGGCCTCGCACGGCAAATTTGCGGCGAAATACGACTTGAATTTTCCCCTCATCGCCGATGCTGATAAGGCCATCGTGAATACCTACGGTGTGTGGCAGGAGAAGAAAAACTACGGCAAAACCTATTGGGGCACCGTGCGCACCACGTTTTTAATTGATGCTAACGGCTTGATTGAGAAGGTTATCAAGCGGCCTGATACCAAGGAGCACGCGACGCAGGTGATGGGGAGTTAA
- a CDS encoding zinc-binding dehydrogenase — MKAIVITRPGGPEVLQLQERPRPVPAAHEVLVRVRAAGLNRADLGLREGKYGGAPVAGVVPGLEVAGEVVEVGASAPRWGVGDQVCALLTDGAYAEYAAIDARHCLPVPAGWSVEEAASLPETTFTVWSNVFQMAALQPGETVLVHGGSSGIGLTLIQLAVALGSKVLATAGSADKCRDCEKFGTARCVNYKEEDFEQAFQGEKINVILDMVGGDYTAKNLRLLAPDGRLQYINAMNGPKVELNLLDIMTKRLRLSGSTLRPRSAEFKAALAAAVEKHVWPLAASGQLRPVIYQTFPLAEAAQAQQLMASSAHIGKILLVNGG; from the coding sequence ATGAAAGCCATCGTCATTACCCGCCCCGGCGGCCCCGAAGTATTGCAGCTGCAAGAGCGCCCGCGCCCTGTGCCGGCCGCCCACGAAGTGCTGGTGCGCGTGCGCGCCGCCGGCCTCAACCGCGCCGACCTGGGCCTGCGCGAGGGCAAGTACGGCGGCGCGCCGGTGGCTGGCGTGGTGCCCGGCCTCGAAGTGGCCGGCGAAGTGGTCGAGGTCGGCGCGTCGGCCCCGCGCTGGGGGGTAGGCGACCAGGTGTGCGCCCTGCTCACCGACGGGGCCTACGCCGAATACGCCGCCATCGACGCCCGGCACTGCCTGCCCGTGCCCGCCGGCTGGTCGGTGGAAGAGGCCGCCAGCCTGCCCGAAACCACCTTCACCGTGTGGTCCAACGTCTTCCAGATGGCCGCTCTCCAGCCCGGCGAAACGGTGCTGGTGCACGGCGGTAGCAGCGGTATCGGCCTCACGCTCATTCAGCTAGCGGTGGCGTTGGGCAGTAAAGTGCTGGCCACCGCTGGCTCGGCCGACAAGTGCCGCGACTGCGAGAAATTCGGCACCGCCCGCTGCGTCAACTACAAAGAAGAAGACTTTGAGCAAGCCTTTCAAGGCGAAAAAATCAACGTCATCCTCGATATGGTGGGTGGCGACTACACCGCCAAAAACCTGCGCCTGCTCGCCCCCGATGGCCGCCTGCAATATATCAACGCCATGAATGGCCCGAAAGTCGAGCTTAATCTGCTCGACATCATGACCAAGCGCCTGCGCCTCAGCGGCAGCACGCTGCGCCCGCGCTCAGCCGAGTTCAAAGCCGCCCTGGCCGCCGCAGTCGAAAAGCACGTGTGGCCGCTGGCCGCCAGCGGCCAGCTCCGGCCGGTCATCTACCAAACCTTCCCGCTGGCCGAGGCCGCCCAGGCCCAGCAGCTGATGGCCAGCAGCGCGCACATCGGCAAGATTTTGCTGGTGAATGGGGGGTAG
- a CDS encoding peptidase M48 — protein sequence MLKKFLLASTFLLAAGCTTVPITGRRQLSLVSDSEMNTLAITQYKQTLTTSKLSTNAAEVAMVRRVGERISAAVEQYFKQQGQSAQLEGYRWEFNLIDDPKTVNAWCMPGGKVAVYSGILPITQNENGLAVVMGHEISHAVAKHGAERMSDQLAAQVGGVALQTALSQNPTTTKNLFLTAVGGASQVGMLAFSRRQESEADHLGLIFMAIAGYNPEGAVPFWERMAAQSQSGGTPEFLSDHPADATRIADIKSLLPEAMKYYKPR from the coding sequence ATGCTTAAGAAATTCCTCCTTGCCTCCACTTTTCTGCTCGCCGCCGGCTGCACCACCGTGCCGATTACGGGCCGTCGCCAGCTCAGCTTGGTGTCGGACAGCGAGATGAACACGCTGGCTATCACCCAGTACAAGCAAACCCTCACCACCTCCAAGCTCTCGACCAATGCCGCCGAAGTAGCGATGGTGCGGCGCGTGGGTGAGCGCATTTCCGCCGCCGTGGAGCAATATTTCAAACAGCAGGGACAGTCGGCGCAGCTCGAAGGCTACAGGTGGGAATTTAACCTCATCGACGACCCTAAAACGGTGAATGCCTGGTGCATGCCCGGCGGCAAAGTGGCCGTGTACTCGGGCATCCTGCCCATTACGCAGAATGAGAATGGCCTGGCCGTGGTGATGGGCCACGAAATTTCGCACGCCGTGGCCAAGCACGGTGCCGAGCGCATGAGCGACCAGCTGGCGGCCCAGGTGGGGGGCGTAGCCCTGCAAACGGCGCTCTCACAAAACCCAACTACTACCAAAAACCTGTTTCTGACCGCCGTAGGTGGTGCCAGCCAGGTAGGCATGCTCGCCTTTAGCCGCCGCCAGGAAAGCGAGGCCGACCACCTGGGTCTGATTTTTATGGCCATTGCCGGCTACAACCCGGAGGGGGCCGTGCCGTTCTGGGAGCGCATGGCCGCTCAGAGCCAGAGCGGCGGCACGCCCGAATTTCTGTCGGACCACCCCGCCGACGCCACCCGCATTGCCGACATCAAGAGCCTGCTGCCCGAGGCAATGAAATATTACAAGCCGCGCTAA
- a CDS encoding 2-hydroxyhepta-2,4-diene-1,7-dioate isomerase: MKIICIGRNYADHIAELHNETPAAPVIFLKPETALVQRGQPFFVPAFSKDVHYELELVLRVCKNGRHIEEKFAFTYFDAIGLGIDFTARDLQSELKKKGLPWELAKAFDGSAPISPTFRPVAEFANLANINFTLEVNGEVRQQGNSGLMLHPFAKIIAFVSQYITLKQGDLIFTGTPAGVGQVQPGDELAGYLEGEKILEVPVR, from the coding sequence ATGAAAATTATCTGCATCGGCCGCAACTATGCCGACCACATTGCCGAGCTGCACAACGAAACGCCCGCCGCTCCCGTCATTTTCCTTAAGCCCGAAACCGCGCTGGTGCAGCGCGGCCAGCCGTTTTTCGTGCCCGCTTTTTCGAAAGACGTGCATTACGAGCTGGAATTGGTGCTGCGCGTGTGCAAAAACGGCCGCCACATTGAGGAGAAATTTGCCTTCACCTACTTCGACGCCATTGGCCTGGGCATCGACTTCACGGCCCGCGACCTGCAAAGCGAGCTGAAGAAAAAAGGCCTGCCCTGGGAGCTGGCCAAGGCCTTCGATGGCTCGGCACCCATCTCACCCACCTTCCGGCCGGTGGCCGAGTTCGCCAATTTGGCCAACATCAACTTCACGCTCGAAGTGAACGGCGAGGTGCGCCAGCAGGGTAATTCGGGGCTGATGCTGCACCCGTTTGCCAAGATTATTGCCTTCGTGTCACAATACATCACGCTCAAGCAGGGCGATTTGATTTTTACGGGCACGCCCGCCGGGGTTGGCCAGGTGCAGCCCGGCGACGAGCTGGCGGGCTACCTCGAAGGCGAAAAAATCCTGGAAGTGCCCGTGCGGTAG